A single region of the Zonotrichia leucophrys gambelii isolate GWCS_2022_RI chromosome 9, RI_Zleu_2.0, whole genome shotgun sequence genome encodes:
- the PTTG1IP gene encoding pituitary tumor-transforming gene 1 protein-interacting protein, which translates to MAPALPLCALALALLPAAVAAQEAAGDCRQYTNRSCEECLKNVTCLWCASSRRCMEYPVRRILPPADLCELRSARWGVCWVNFEALIIAMSVVGGTLLIMLGVCCCCCCCKKKSKKPDKDDERAAREREKRRVRQEERRAEMKSRHDEIRRKYGLFKEENPYAKFEN; encoded by the exons AtggccccggcgctgccgctcTGCGcgctggccctggccctgctgcccgcCGCCGTGGCCGCGCAGGAGGCGGCCGGAG atTGTCGCCAGTATACGAACAGGAGCTGTGAAGAATGCCTGAAAAATGTCACT TGCCTGtggtgtgccagcagcaggaggtgcaTGGAGTACCCTGTCAGGAGGATCCTCCCCCCGGCTGACCTGTGTGAGCTGCGCTCTGCTCGCTGGGGAGTCTGCTGGG TGAACTTTGAAGCCCTGATCATTGCAATGTCCGTGGTGGGAGGAACACTTCTGATCATGTTGGGGgtctgttgctgctgctgctgttgcaagaaaaagagcaaaaa GCCAGACAAGGATGAcgagagagcagccagggagcgGGAGAAGCGGCGGGTGCGTCAGGAGGAGAG gagagcagagatgaAATCACGGCATGATGAAATCCGAAGGAAATACG